CTTTATCAACCAAGGTAAGATCTTCAAACGGACACAGTTCAGCCATGCATACAAAATTATATAAACTTTGATATGAGATTATGGCTCACGATACCAATATTatgatacaacgattctgtgataatcaatatattgcaagacaatagTGATACATCGCAATATCTGtcgaactgaagaaaacaaaacctccgtgaaaagttaaaagtgcaagATTGCTCTATTCACATAAtctcttgtctttgtttttaactttgtctcatctgtgtgttttacagatCCTAACAGATGCCACACTTTTACCATGCCCCTGGTTTGTGTCTGCACGCAGTAAATTCTCCAAATCAAGAATCCCAAAAGAGGTAATGATGAAGTCAACAGTTGCTGAAGTCCTCTTTTAGTGCTGAATGCCATGAGTGAATATTAAATTGTGTGGAAAAATAGCTGGTGTGTGAAGTCCCAGTTTCACAACAATGACTTCCAGTATTTTTGTGGAGGTGTTTATTAAGGAGTGATGGGAGGTGGAGGAATGAATCTGACATTTTCATGTGCATGATCATTGTATCCCTCACTCATATTCTGACAGATTAATCTGTCCAGCCATGTAAGGCAACAATGCTTTCTTTGTTCAGCATTCATGAACATTTGAAGAGTTTATATGCTCGGTATTCATTCTCTGCTTTCCTTGGCAGTTTTTTGCAGATAGATCGAAAGACCATGGGAAATATGGAGGGGATCCAGAGCAGCCTCACAAACTGCACATCGTGACTCGAATCAAAAGTGTGATGCGGAGACCTTACTGGGAGAAAGAGATGGTGAAGCATCTGGGATTAGAAAAGGTAcgactgttgtttttgtttgaaacccctgattatttattttttctacatTTGCAGTGCTGTAAAGTTAAAACACAGTCTATTACACAAGCCACAATTACGTGAATGTTCAGAACTTTTATAAATTGATGACATGACCACACATCTTTGGACATGGCCTTCACTTGTAGCAGGTAGTCATTTAGTGGTCATAATCAGTggttttttattcttcttctttctccaaTAAGTTCCGGTAGGCTACACTAAGAGGTGCAATGTCGTCCCCCCACAGCTCAACGTTCACTATCACAGTTCgacaacaaaacatttgtaaaccagtgaaatatctgtgtatatacatattcaaAGACGTAGATTGTTCCTCATGTAGGTTGCTTGGCcaagaggtttgtttttgtttttacttcataATTTTAAATCCAATATGACGGCCCCAAGCAAATCTTTCCTTAAAACCCACAACAACTTAGTGGACAGAGCCTGTTTCCGGATGAAGGAcagcagcatacaaataatatgacatttctgtttgtgGAAACCAACCATAGGCAGAATattaacagcaacaacagcaaaagtTACGCGCTGGAGCCTCAAGTATCCGTTTGTCACCAGTCACATTCTATTGAAGGTGTAATAttctgtatttgtctttttaggCACATGCCCCCGtgattcacaaaaacacacctgctgTCAACAGCCAACTGAAAT
Above is a window of Solea senegalensis isolate Sse05_10M linkage group LG2, IFAPA_SoseM_1, whole genome shotgun sequence DNA encoding:
- the mrpl30 gene encoding 39S ribosomal protein L30, mitochondrial, whose product is MSGVFRGLSSLSTKILTDATLLPCPWFVSARSKFSKSRIPKEFFADRSKDHGKYGGDPEQPHKLHIVTRIKSVMRRPYWEKEMVKHLGLEKAHAPVIHKNTPAVNSQLKFVKHLVRIQPLKTPYGLPAEQDMADTYINSKGELIVHRLLQPADPKAIES